The window CAACATATGTGTTCAGGGAGTCAGttactttttctttcctttcctgcctgtgcatttcttcttcttttcaacGCTTGTTGGCTGAACTTGGGCACAGCCATCGAGGTGGAGCAATGAGGCCCACCATCCTTCCCATcaggcagcttcctctgaacagTGGAATTCACAGCATTCATTTGTGTGTCCTCCCTTGGTGTCACCCTTGACTGAATTTTAGGCCGCTTGGAGTCGTGACAAGTTGGGTCATCATCTTTATAGTCATGCTTTTTCTGCCCTGTTTTAACTGGCTTGCTTGGTTGTGCTGGGTGTATTCACACTGCGACTGTAAAGACTGTCCATTTTTCTTGCTGGCAGTAACCTCTGGCTCTTCACAGGTAGTCCCCACCCTTCAAGACAACAAATACTTGACTTAAAAAATTATCTGAGATCCTGCAATTTTTTCAAATGGATAAATCAAGGGTTTTAGGACTGAAACGAATGATCTTTGTGTAGACTTACtcagtgtttgtcagaaaaCCATGTTGCAACAGTTGAGCTGGGGTAATGCGCGTAGCAGGATCAAGGTCAAGCATTTTCTTTAACATGTCAACAAACAGACTGAGGTCTGGATTTTCGCAGCCTTTAGTGCGGAAGGCCTGGAACaataaaaagtgatttaaagTAGCTAATTACCCAGTAAATATATTCTTTACGCTATACAGAAAGTGTTGTTACATTGGCgtgaataacaaattaaaactggaaaaacttaCGCTTAAAAGGTCATCCAGAGAATCCAGAAGCTTATCACCTGCTGTTCTGAGGTGTGTCTaaacagataacagaaaatgagttaaggataacaaaataaacattcctacctattcatttggggaaaaaatgagagtCCGTACGAAATATCTTGGACAAACTACCACACATACCTTTAGTTTCCATGATCGATTCCATGGGCACAAGCTTTTCTTAAAGTATTGATTAGTTTTTATGCCTGCATCTAGCATTCGATTCGGAGGTTGACCTAATAGTTCCACAATGCTCCTCATCTGTgggtaaagaaaacaccacgTCACAATATTCACCAAAAAAAGTTTACGTTACAGAaaagttcaaagaaaagaatgaagtaAACTACAAATATACTTACCATGTCATACTCATTGTTCCCATCAAAGAGCCGATCCCCAAGGTGCAACTCTCCAACCACACAGCCCAGAGACCACATGTCGACAGCCTCTGTCAACGGAAGACCCAAAAGGACCTCTGGAGACCTATAAAAGGGTGTTACTTTGCTTTTTACACTTGGTTATTTATACTGTAGATTTccatgattttaaacatttgcaaAAATAATTACCTGTAAGAGAGGGCCTGTATAACTGAGCCCTGTGGTATACTGGATGCAACGTCTGCAAGACCAAAGTCGATAAGTTTGATTCTGAAGGGTTGCTTTTCATGGTCCACTAGCATAATATTGTCCAGCTTTATATCACAGTGTGTTAGTCCCACACTCCTCAGAGATTGAAGTGCAACTGCAAGCTTAAAGCGAATAAAACACTTTCACAATACTTTTTCAACATTAGACCAAGGGGCTATTGatgaaaaaggaagtgcagcGAGACATACCTGTTGGACAATTAATCGGATTCCCTCTAGAGGCAGAGGACGAAAATCGTTCTCCGCCATGTAGTCAAAGAGACTTTTGTCCAGGTACTCAAAGACGAAACAGAAATATCCTCTGTCAAAAAAGGCTGCGTGAATCTGGACAACGTTGCATATTTCTGGATCCAGATTTTTAAGCTTTAGCAGGGCTTGTATCTAAGGAGACAAATATCAAGGTTCACCTTAATTAAACCATATACAAGTGCAAATAGGAACAAAAGTTATTATTACTCTACATTCATCCTCTACAaaattcttctcttttcttatGACTTTGACTGCCACAGTCTTGTTGTCTTTGAGTCTTATACATTTGACTACTTTGCCAAATGTACCCTCTCCCAGAATGGACAGCACCAGATAATTGGTTTGTCTGGAAAAGAGTATGCTTCCAATTTCCACTATGTTGTGCTCGTATGCGGATGGATATGGACACCAATGTTGGTAGCTGATATgttagaagagagaagaaaaaagattagGAGAAGTCTCCTTTAAATCAAAATGGAGTACAAAAACTCTAGGGAAACACTGATCTCATGACAAGTTGGAGCCATTATTAATTATCAAGCAATTTATTAAGGTCGTCTTCAGTATCATTGATCACCTTAAGCTTCCCCTCACTGCACAGTGCCCCACTTACCAGAGGACTAAGCCACCCTCACAACTGTATCCAAAGATATACAATGCCTGATATTTCTCTCCTTACACCATTAAAATAACCAATCATTTCTCGTTTTGCAGAAACTTTATGAGCCGCTTCACTCATAAAGCTGCAGtagaacaataataaaatggaTATACAGGACTTCCGGTTGATTTGGGGACATGGGTTACGATTACATTTTTGTACATCTTGTCTGCCAATTTTGTCCACCTATATCTGCTGTCACCctattctcaaaataaaattatttcatgttcatttttTGTGTGCATGGGTAAggtatataataataaaaacataacttGTCCAATGCTCAGACTCTAAAAAATCATTCCAGAGAAAGTCAATCAGGTCCACCATTTTGTCAAAAACCTGCAATCTCTACAAGgccagagattttatttttagctaatgTAAATTTCCTTGCCAAATAATTGAATCAATCAAAACTTACCCGTGTGCCATCTTTTGTGTAGTGCTGAGTTGTGTTTGTTATGACTCTACAAACGAGAATATTTCCAAGCAGAATGAAACAGCCAAAGTTATTCCTATCTTAAAACCTCCTTACAAATGTAATGTCAAATTGTAGACCGGTTTCGCTACTACCCCAGTCCTCAAAAATACTGCATAAAAATGACCTATGTTAGACTCTATCCTTTAATACCAAAGCTCAAAGTATATgaagtgttttttgtttttaaatatatttgtctATCatgttcaaagatcaaagacatgatATCCCTTTACCCACAACCCCTCTATCACCCTTTGTCATTTTCTAAAGTACTGGTAAGTTTAACAATCgaaaactgtagtttgtgtgatAGTagactctcctctcccccataGACTtcaatggaaaatgacaaaatggagggaaaagccaaatctcaaagcccaCTCATCTTAAACCGAGGCTGTATTGTAAATAACTGctcttattttaatttattggttagtttttgttttaaaggttttatgggCAAACCTTAAGGGTAAAAATGGCGTTAAATGTAATGTTTAAAGGACCGTTCATCAAGGTGTTACATTAACGTCAGTtaatgccactgttgcttgtttggggtttggccctgggattctgtaaagcgcctagaaacaattttgattgtaacagaagctatataaataaagattgattgattgcaaaTTTCTTCCATGTCCATGTGAGGGTGACGTTAATTGTGATAGGGACTTGTCTCACAgggatggaaaatgtacagattttgGTTTATAGTAGTAGATGAATaaagaaacactgagagaaGGTGACTAATTATTTTCTCTATAATTACTATggtgatttacactgaaaacactggtgagaGCAACACATACATCTGCTAAGGATGATTGTGcaggattaattaaaaatagttgGTAACAACTAGTTTGGGGATATCCTGTGTATCTTTATCAAACATATCTTTGGCAGTTATTAGCTGTTTGCTGTCGCTTAGCAACAACTACATACAAATTACTTACATCAGCCATATATCACCATTGCCCAGAAAGTTGGGCTAAAACATTTTGGCCTATTAAATTATGTtagttttgaaatgtttttatcttctgagaataaaatatttgaaataaacatattaaatattgttactCCAATTTTGTGTGCAACAATAGGCAGAGTAAATAGGACAAAGTGAAAATCAGTCAACTTTTCCTCAGGCACCACAAAACAAGGGAATAGGTtcccaaataataattatattaatttgaatgcaccaatttgttgtttcattttctgtaaacactttatggtcttgaaaaaacaaaactaatgtTTAACACAACAaaatcagcttcctttattATAATTCACGGTGAATATGTGATTGAAAGACCAGCTGGGACTGTACCCACAACATATGTGTTCAGGGAGTCAGttactttttctttcctttcctgcctgtgcatttccttcttcttttcaaCGCTTGTTGGCTGAACTTGGGCACAGCCATCGAGGTGGAGCAATGAGGCCCACCATCCTTCCCATcaggcagcttcctctgaacagTGGAATTCACAGCATTCATTTGTGTGTCCTCCTTGGTGTCACCCTTGACTGAATTTTAGGCCGCTTGGAGTCGTGACAAGTTGGGTCATCATCTTTATAGTCATGCtttcttttctgccctgtttttaaCTGGCTTGCTTGGTTGTGCTGGGTGTATTCACACTGCGACTGTAAAGACTGTCCATTTTTCTTGCTGGCAGTAACCTCTGGCTCTTCACAGGTAGTCCCCACCCTTCAAGACAACAAATACTTGACTTAAAAAATTATCTGAGATCCTGCAATTTTTTCAAATGGATAAATCAAGGGTTTTAGGACTGAAACGAATGATCTTTGTGTAGACTTACtcagtgtttgtcagaaaaCCATGTTGCAACAGTTGAGCTGGGGTAATGCGCGTAGCAGGATCAAGGTCAAGCATTTTCTTTAACATGTCAACAAACAGACTGAGGTCTGGATTTTCGCAGCCTTTAGTGCGGAAGGCCTGGAACaataaaaagtgatttaaagTAGCTAATTACCCTGTAAATATATTCTTTACGCTATACAGAAAGTGTTGTTACATTGGCgtgaataacaaattaaaactggaaaaacttaCGCTTAAAAGGTCATCCAGAGAATCCAGAAGCTTATCACCTGCTGTTCTGAGGTGTGTCTaaacagataacagaaaatgagttaaggataacaaaataaacattcctacctattcatttggggaaaaaatgagagtCCGTACGAAATATCTTGGACAAACTACCACACATACCTTTAGTTTCCATGATCGATTCCATGGGCACAAGCTTTTCTTAAAGTATTGATTAGTTTTTATGCCTGCATCTAGCATTCGATTCGGAGGTTGACCTAATAGTTCCACAATGCTCCTCATCTGTgggtaaagaaaacaccacgTCACAATATTCACCAAAAAAAGTTTACGTTACAGAAAAGAATGAAGTAAACTACAAATATACTTACCATGTCATACTCATTGTTCCCATCAAAGAGCCGATCCCCAAGGTGCAACTCTCCAACCACACAGCCCAGAGACCACATGTCGACAGCCTCTGTCAACGGAAGACCCAAAAGGACCTCTGGAGACCTATAAAAGGGTGTTACTTTGCTTTTTACACTTGGTTATTTATACTGTAGATTTccatgattttaaacatttgcaaAAATAATTACCTGTAAGAGAGGGCCTGTATAACTGAGCCCTGTGGTATACTGGATGCAACGTCTGCAAGACCAAAGTCGATAAGTTTGATTCTGAAGGGTTGCTTTTCATGGTCCACTAGCATAATATTGTCCAGCTTTATATCACAGTGTGTTAGTCCCACACTCCTCAGAGATTGAAGTGCAACTGCAAGCTTAAAGCGAATAAAACACTTTCACAATACTTTTTCAACATTAGACCAAGGGGCTATTGatgaaaaaggaagtgcagcGAGACA is drawn from Takifugu flavidus isolate HTHZ2018 unplaced genomic scaffold, ASM371156v2 ctg787, whole genome shotgun sequence and contains these coding sequences:
- the LOC130521206 gene encoding homeodomain-interacting protein kinase 2-like, whose translation is MAENDFRPLPLEGIRLIVQQLAVALQSLRSVGLTHCDIKLDNIMLVDHEKQPFRIKLIDFGLADVASSIPQGSVIQALSYRSPEVLLGLPLTEAVDMWSLGCVVGELHLGDRLFDGNNEYDMMRSIVELLGQPPNRMLDAGIKTNQYFKKSLCPWNRSWKLKTHLRTAGDKLLDSLDDLLSAFRTKGCENPDLSLFVDMLKKMLDLDPATRITPAQLLQHGFLTNTEVGTTCEEPEVTASKKNGQSLQSQCEYTQHNQASQLKQGRKSMTIKMMTQLVTTPSGLKFSQG
- the LOC130521207 gene encoding homeodomain-interacting protein kinase 2-like; translation: MLVDHEKQPFRIKLIDFGLADVASSIPQGSVIQALSYRSPEVLLGLPLTEAVDMWSLGCVVGELHLGDRLFDGNNEYDMMRSIVELLGQPPNRMLDAGIKTNQYFKKSLCPWNRSWKLKTHLRTAGDKLLDSLDDLLSAFRTKGCENPDLSLFVDMLKKMLDLDPATRITPAQLLQHGFLTNTEVGTTCEEPEVTASKKNGQSLQSQCEYTQHNQASQLKTGQKRKHDYKDDDPTCHDSKRPKIQSRRKLPDGKDGGPHCSTSMAVPKFSQQALKRRRKCTGRKGKKK